A region from the Lolium perenne isolate Kyuss_39 chromosome 4, Kyuss_2.0, whole genome shotgun sequence genome encodes:
- the LOC127295044 gene encoding uncharacterized protein: protein MSGTAKSTASICFLFPLLSCPSATAPPPPLAPPYRRSAAVVGVGSVLAARESRSVLRRVPAGCFRAKRSRLRRPSAPPTTCSVNCAGRFLLVFSALLCAAIDPQFVPTQMDMWQMLDKFRAEVVDSSSDEESDESTQTLATTAASMIHEFTSNPGPQHRGSVKGRSKNLPRNRVEGQACLHKDYFHLTNPIFPEKYFRRRYRMSRDLFLVILRGVRNYDPYFQCRRDATGALGFTSYQKCSAAIRMLSYEMPADIFDDYLRMGESTCLEAMYRFCRAVIAVFGEYYCREPTLEDTRRLLSINESRGFPGMIGSIDCMHWQWKNCPFGWQGAYNGHEEGRTVILEAVISEDLWI, encoded by the coding sequence atgtcagggacagcgaaatcgaccgcttcgatttgcttcttgtTCCCCCTTCTTTCCTGCCCTAGTGCGACGGCACCACCCCCACCCCTAGCGCCGCCGTACCGCCGTAGCGCCGCAGTAGTCGGCGTCGGCTCCGTTCTTGCCGCACGGGAGAGCAGGAGCGTGCTCCGCCGCGTACCTGCCGGCTGTTTTCGGGCGAAACGCTCCCGAttgcgccgcccttccgcgccgcccacgacctgttcggtcaattgcgccggtaggtttctactcgtgttttcggcgctattgtgcgcggccattgatccgcagtttgtacccacgcagatggacatgtggcagatgttggacaagttccgcgcggaggtcgtcgactcctcttccgatgaggagtccgatgagtcgacgcagacattggcaactactgcggcctccatgatccacgagttcacctctaacccggggccgcagcaccggggctctgtgaaggggcgctccaaaaacctgccgcgcaacagagtggaagggcaggcctgcctccacaaggactacttccacctcactaATCCGATCTTCCCAGAAAAATATTTCCGGCGccgatacaggatgtcaagggacctgttcttggtcattctacggggcgtcagaaactacgacccctactttcaatgtaggcgcgatgcaacaggtgcgttaggcttcacctcctaccaaaaatgctccgcggctattcgcatgctctcatatgaaatgcctgcggatatattcgatgattatcttcgaatgggtgagagcacctgtcttgaggccatgtacaggttttgccgagccgtgattgccgtgttcggagagtattactgtagggagccaactcttgaggatacaaggcgcctcctgtctatcaacgagtctagaggcttcccaggaatgattggcagcatagattgcatgcactggcagtggaaaaactgtccatttggatggcagggtgcgtACAACGGGCATGAGGAAGGAagaactgtcattcttgaagctgtcatatctgaagatttatggatttga